From the genome of Erythrobacter litoralis, one region includes:
- a CDS encoding 5-formyltetrahydrofolate cyclo-ligase, whose amino-acid sequence MSTKSELREQLRALRRVHVEAQPDRIRALLFHRPPATTLEMIAEDAVIGLYHASRYEAPASAYAGFFAERGHTIALPHFTARDASMTFRAHSDPFGASDLAPGPFGLLQPAGEPDELVPEVLFVPLVGFTEDCERLGQGGGHYDRWLAEHPGRLAIGLAWDAQLIEPASALPLEPHDQRLAAVVTPTRIYRPSNE is encoded by the coding sequence ATGTCCACCAAGTCCGAACTTCGCGAGCAGCTTCGGGCGCTGCGCAGGGTGCATGTGGAGGCGCAGCCGGATCGCATCCGCGCGCTGCTGTTTCATCGCCCTCCCGCCACGACGCTCGAGATGATCGCCGAAGACGCGGTGATCGGCCTTTACCATGCCAGCCGCTACGAAGCCCCGGCGAGCGCCTATGCGGGTTTCTTCGCCGAGCGCGGGCATACCATCGCGCTTCCCCATTTCACCGCGCGCGACGCGTCGATGACTTTTCGCGCGCACAGCGACCCTTTCGGCGCCAGCGACCTTGCGCCCGGCCCTTTCGGATTGCTCCAGCCCGCAGGCGAACCCGATGAGCTGGTCCCCGAAGTGCTGTTCGTGCCGCTCGTGGGCTTCACCGAGGATTGCGAGCGGCTCGGCCAGGGCGGCGGGCATTATGATCGCTGGCTCGCGGAACATCCGGGGCGCCTGGCGATTGGGCTCGCATGGGACGCGCAGCTGATCGAACCGGCCTCGGCTTTGCCACTGGAACCGCACGACCAGCGGCTCGCTGCAGTGGTCACTCCGACCCGGATCTATCGCCCTTCAAACGAGTAA
- a CDS encoding cell division protein ZapA, with product MSTVTLTIGPRSYQVACAPGEESAVEKLGAIVAEKYAQLGAARGPLEAQNMLFAALFMADELAEARATAAKAEHQSERVGGTREALEAEIETLRKAEARARTEIRNLKAELATLREAANHQHDLFGSQDKGEAERVAAALEGLAGRLEHAVHALAGPAADALEADPAEA from the coding sequence ATGAGCACAGTCACTCTCACCATAGGCCCGCGCAGCTATCAGGTCGCCTGCGCCCCCGGAGAGGAATCGGCGGTCGAGAAGCTCGGCGCGATCGTAGCCGAGAAATACGCACAGCTCGGCGCGGCACGCGGACCTCTCGAAGCGCAGAACATGCTTTTCGCCGCGCTCTTCATGGCCGACGAACTGGCCGAAGCGCGCGCGACCGCGGCGAAGGCCGAACACCAGAGCGAACGCGTCGGCGGCACGCGAGAGGCGCTCGAGGCCGAAATCGAAACCCTGCGCAAGGCCGAAGCCCGGGCGCGCACCGAAATCCGCAACCTCAAGGCAGAACTCGCGACACTGCGCGAAGCCGCCAATCACCAGCACGACCTGTTCGGTTCGCAGGATAAAGGCGAAGCCGAGCGCGTGGCCGCCGCGCTCGAAGGACTTGCCGGCCGCCTGGAACACGCTGTCCATGCGCTTGCGGGTCCTGCTGCAGACGCTCTTGAAGCGGACCCTGCGGAAGCCTAG
- a CDS encoding DUF2842 domain-containing protein, translated as MTNPMRETPTWRIPIGIITLFVVLMAYAIAIARYAPDLIGRWPGWAQTIVYLVLGVIWLLPLKRFLIWMETGRWSTPSLLPGPDDEAR; from the coding sequence ATGACAAACCCGATGCGCGAGACACCGACCTGGCGGATCCCGATCGGGATCATCACCCTGTTCGTCGTTCTCATGGCCTATGCCATTGCCATTGCCCGCTATGCCCCCGACCTGATCGGACGCTGGCCCGGCTGGGCGCAGACGATCGTGTACCTCGTGCTGGGCGTGATCTGGCTCTTGCCGCTCAAGCGTTTCCTGATCTGGATGGAAACCGGCCGCTGGAGCACGCCCTCGCTGCTGCCCGGTCCCGACGACGAAGCGCGCTGA